ACCTGGGTGTTGTAAAACAACAATTCAAGAAAAATGCCTGGATTTCACGTGTACCCGTGTGATCGTTGAGTTATTCGTACATTTCGATGGACGTGAATCCCCAAACCTAGAACACCGGTCGGGTGTAGTCTAGGTTAGTCAAATCCGTTGACTAGTTGTCTTTTGTTGAAAAGGACACTGGTAGGTTACGCTAACTCTTAATCAGAGGGATTTTACCGAGAAAAGAAGAATTAGTCGGTGATATCACCATGAGATGTTTTTATGGCCTAGATTAAGGGTTAAGGCGCCTTGCTCAGGTGCAGACCCATTTAGCGGCGCTGGCCAATCAGGTGGCGGGTAGCTACTCAGATGTCCGGGGCTTGAAGGGATAAGGTGTTCATTCAGAAGGTCTCCACACTCCCCAAGACAAAGGACTCGAATTAAAACGGAGAGGTAAGGCGTGTTGGCAGTTCAACAGGTGCTTTAGTTGGCTTGTATTTGACAGAAGGGCAGTGACGTTACTTACAGTTTGCTATATGTAAATttagtttacaaaaaacaattgTGAGCGTAATTGATCCTTGAAATGAGTAAGAAGAGAGTTTTAAAGGAAGATGGTTCTTGAACGTATTTCCACCGGATGGGGAGGTCACTGGAAATATATATCATCCTCGCTAACTGTTTATACGAACATCTGATTTTGAAAGTTTTCTGACTTACTTTGACTTCTACGAGCATTTCAATGAGTAATGATTGCACTGCTGACACCGTGTATTCCATCAGTGTCCAACACGCCTGTCGGCCACAGTTCATGACACTCCCAGCAGTATTTTTATTCTCTATTAGAATACGTCTTTTGTTTTATGAGTGAAAGTGTCCGTGCTTGAGTGTCAACCAGAGGATTGAGGTCAGCAGGGATAGCCACTGCTTTTAGGATCATCAGCAGGTTTTGTCTTAACCGGATTTGGCTGGAGGAGCTGAATCAACTGTGTCCCAGGATTACAGGGATGACATTGGAGGAGAGTTTAGAGTTTAGAGCGCTGACGGCTTCGTCACACCTCGCCCATCATCGGAGCGCTTTGGGGCTCCGGGAGTGCACCGAAACCAAAGCTGGTCTCCCGTAGCGCCGCTCTGCTTCCCTCTATATCCGGACTCGTATTACTTGCTTCTTTTTGTCCGTAAAGGGGGtatggttttattatttattttgtttgccCAGGCTGTTGAGTAATGGTTATCAGCTGCTTCGCTATTGTTTGTGAGGGAAGAGGGAGCAAATTCAACATCTTCAAACATTTTCCCTTCGGCCTAAAGTAGCTGCCGAGAGCTTGTTGCTAGGTAACGGTGTGAAGATGGCAAGGACGAGTCTCGTCTTGAAAGTGTGGGGCGGTTGTGATTCGCTGTAACTTTTGTCTGGATTGAATTTGGAACACGCTGTGATACTCGGCCATAATTTCATCACGGAAGACGAGGCTCAAAAGGTCTTTGCACTTTGCCCAAGTCTTCGCGTGTGATTTGCGttgagaataaaaacataaccgTGTAAATTACCTAATTGTAACTTTGACTACATGTTGAGCCTCGTTTTTTTGTCTCCCCAGATCAGAAAGAGTCTCGGCGGCGGAGCGAAGCACACCATTAGCAGAGGAAAATGAGTGAACTGGATCAGCTACGCCAGGAGGCTGAGCAGCTGAAGAACCAGATCAGAGTaagttctttttttataattaaaaaatatagatttaGTTCTATTGGTTTGCAAATCCACGTTGATGAAAGCAGATTCTTCACCGAGAAGCTTCCCATTTCGACTCCTCTCCGTGCTGACGTAATAAAAATACAGCAGAAATTCATCCAATGGcatcttttaaaattatttttttaagcgCAGACCCGTCTTGGTTAAGTGTCCGAAAGATCTGAAGGCGTTTACAGTGTTTACAGCCAACGACGAAATGCTCACAGTGGATCAAATTCACCGAATTCATTGCCGACGACGCTGTCAATCAGCCGAGGTGGGATGGCGATATTCCATCGCGTTCCACCGATGAGTAATGAGGCTTTAAGCCGTAAAGCCCAAACGGGGTTCACATTTGCATCGCGACACGCGGCCTAATGAGATCTCATCTTAATTGTGATCATGCAGATTTTAGTGCTGTCATTCTCTTACTTTTATTGCTccataattacatttatttatgcattttataTAAGTGGTTGTTATTAGAGAtcacacaattatatatatatattaaattttgACATGAATTAATGAAGGAATCACACTATTATCACTTTGTGACGGACGAGTTCTACACGGGGCGACTTGTATTACCAGGACCGAAACTCCACTTCTTCAGCACACTTTGTGCTATAAACACAATTTGGTGAATCGGGCGGAGCTCGACGCGTCTTCAGTCGTGACCGAACGACGTGATGCACCGACGGTCACGAACTGTGAAGAGTTTGTGGGCTGCAACTGATTTTAATTGGTTGTTGTGTTTCAGGATGCCAGGAAAGCGTGTGCGGATGCTACCCTGTCTCAGGTAAgagatatatgtattattaacaCTATTTTTTGTTCCGCTatgattaaatatattatacaatgTACTAAAATCTGCTTTGATGTTTGACCGTGGGTGTGTATGTACTGTGGGTGGTGTTTGTACTGAGTTTGTGATTTGAAGACTGCATTCAGTATTAAATAATGCcaatagtttatatatatatatattatagccgTCTCAAAGTAACCTTTTCTCTCCTCAATCTCGTTTAGATCACAGCTAACATCGACCCTGTTGGCCGAATTCAGATGCGCACCAGACGGACACTGAGGGGGCATCTGGCTAAAATCTATGCCATGCACTGGGGCACTGACTCGAGGTAACCTCGTTCCCTCACTCCTCTCATTCTGTCCATGCACTAAATAGTTCATGCCGTcagcccagcccccccccccctaaatacaggaaattaatataaaagtaAGCTTGACCGTCTTTGTGCTCGTCACTTCTCCCGAGGGTCCTCGTCTAACCATGACATTCTACAATAGCTCACTTTTGACATTTGTACAAAGCGATCCATCAGATTAACATATTCTCCGTGTTCTAGCCACTGAAAAGCAGGATATTTGTGCACATCCACAATGGGTAATgcattttagtttttagttgAATGCACATCGGGCATGCTTCAGTCTATCGGTGAGCATGTctcctgtgttgtgtgtgtgtgctgtgtttgtgtgcattggGGGCGGGGTATGTGGGTAGGGAAAATACTCAAAATGGAGTCAGCCTTTGTTGGAGCTCTGTTGAGGCCAGATAGACAACGAAGATGAGGCAACGCTCCCGTTCTTCACACCTAACGCCCTTTTCCCTGGAGTTGTGCACGCCTCTCACCTCAGCGAGCAACAAGTTAATCACTGTGGTGCCGCTGTGCGTCAGTCCAGAGGGACCGGTCGCAAACTGCAATGTCACCTCATCCTCCTTTCAGTCCGTACGACTGTCGTTTCATCCGTTAATGTTTCACCTCCTGGAGGAGAAGGGGATGTTTATTAGACCACCTGCTGAGATTCAGCCACCCAGAAAGGTCACATGAAGATGTTTTGACCCGTAGTCCAAGCTAAGGCCGCTATTTTTAGCCCCACAGAGGCGCTAAGCTGTGGTGGGTTTCCAACAGTTTGAGAAACGACCATCGTTGGTTCAACTTCCCCTCGTAAACCGTTAATGTATCTGGAGGTGAATGTCAGGGTGCAAAACCCGTTCCTTTAAATTGTTAAATCTCTGTAAAAGGCGAAACGTTGTATtataatgaaaaaagaaaaatcagtaGCCCAAATATAAACTTCCTTTCTAGTTGTATGGAGAAATATGACATTGCGTtcttcacaaaatacaaattatgaAAAAGgggagttatttaaaaaaaaggtggtATAATAGTACTTGGTATGACGTGAGACGGTTTTCATAACCAcaggtattttatttatttatttgtcgtcaTTTTTATGGCTCTGCTGATGTCTTACTCCACCTTTACTCCgttacctcgtgtttctaagatGTAGAATTAAGATGATTTTCAAATCAATGTTGATTTTGTAATGAAGTATTCACTAAGTACGTGAAGTTGTGGCTGCATCTTGTGTTCTAAATTGTTATTTTGCTGCTTCAGCAAAGGCTGGACGACAATTCAATAGTCATGTTGAGACGAACAGTTTAATCAAAATACACAATTCCGTTGTCTAAATGGAGAATGACGAGCACATATCTCCCAACCCTAAGTCGAGCTGAACGCGGCTCCAGTCGGGACTCGCTCGTCTCCTCGTGTTTGAGTAACTGTGATGGATGCTGTCAGGTAGTCAAACACACCTGATGAGTAACGAGCAACACAAACTGATTGGGAATTCAAAATTACGGCTATCCAAACACAGAGTGTCTGTTCTGACGAGGAAGGGAGTGTCTCATTGCGTCTGTGTGTcttacgcacacatacacacacacacacgcacgcagacacacacacacacgcagacacactgaGGCCGTGTCCAAACCACTAAGTTTCCATTTTAAATGCATATCTCTTAAGTTTGAAAACTCCAGGGTTACAGTCCTATTGTGGCCCCCCCCGTTAGCTTCTCGATTGGGTCTTAGCGGTCACATGTCCAACTCTGATTCGCCACACCCCGATCACATGACAGAGCGACAGTTGGACCTCGTCGTCGTCCGTCCAAGCAAAGACGTCTCCGGTCCCTCTTGTCGTCCATCCCTCCGCAGCTTCCCGTCTCCACCGTGAAGCCTATTTTAAAGTTAATAATTGTTCCTGCTTTTGACATAATCTTCTTTTGCCTAAAATTCCCAACACGGACCGTTCTGTCCCCGGCTCATTACCAGCCGGAGCGTGCACGTTACTCGAGCGCGTTCCCGCCAGCCCGGTAGTTAAGATCTGCAGAGTCCCACCGGGCCTCGGCGTGCTCAGGCCTCCGGCGTGCGTTGGGACAGTCGCTGTGGTTACTCTTGTCGGCTTCACCCAGATAGCAGAGCAGACGCCCGAGAGCCGCCTCTGACGCAAAGCAGCGCTGGCAACAGTTCCTATTAGAATGACTTTTACCACTCAGGCGTTGCCGTTTGGGTTTTGCCAGGCCCATAAAACATTGAAAGTACTCAATCGTGTTCACAGAACTAAGCCAGTATGCtgtagttctctctctctctctcttttaggaTTAGCATGGTGCGTTCTGTGGAatactgtgttgttgttgatgatgccGCAGCAGCTTTAAAAATAATGCCGTGACATATTTATCTGGTGTCCAGGTGCTGGATTAAAAGCTTTTATATTCATTACCTGCTTAAACTCCATGCAGCGTGTCCGTTAGTTAGTCCacgtttctttttctccttcactGTTGTCGCAGTTTTCTTTATGGTTTTTTGTACTATTCAAAATGCAATACCCTCATTTTGTGTGCGTCAATCACTGTTATTTGTATTGCTGAAGGACAGATGACAGGAAGTGAGTGCCCATATATCACGAATATGTACATGAGGATATCCATCACTGACGCAAGATGCTATTTTTGTGCctattcaacaacaaaaactggtcctttttttaaaaaaaattctcgaGTTTAAATTATCTTCTCCATGTTTTTCCAGGCTTTTGGTCAGCGCCTCCCAGGATGGCAAACTCATTATTTGGGACAGCTACACCACGAACAAGGTAAGAAGCCACACACATTTCCAAAGAACTAAACCGATCTCAATGCGGTGATTCATCACCTGCATCTGGTAATCAAAGCTCAAATCAGCAATACCCAATTCTCCCCCTTCGCCCGCAgttagtttaatttaggttgaCAAAGAGTGCCGAGTTCATTATAAAAGCCAAGTAATGCTATTTATAGTGGGCATTGTGCCCTTGAAAGGTTAAGTTAATATTGCGgaccgactctctctctctctctctctctctctctctctctctctcccccctcccatcTGTCACTGCATGCAATCTAATATTAAATCTCCCGTCTTCCAGGTCCACGCCATCCCGTTGCGCTCCTCCTGGGTGATGACGTGCGCCTACGCCCCCTCTGGGAACTATGTCGCCTGTGGAGGCTTGGACAACATCTGCTCCATCTACAACCTGAAGACCCGCGAGGGAAATGTGCGCGTCAGCCGCGAGCTGGCCGGACACACGGGTAGGCCGGACACGTCCACCATCAATCCCAGGGTTGCATCCATACAGTAATGTCTGGCACCTTCAGGAAGACTGACTTCCCATAAGCACCCCGGAGTCTCTGTGCTAGACTTAGCAGTACAACTACAAACAATACATGGTTAGATCTACTCTTAAGAGTCAAGAGCTCGCCCAAATGTCACTGAGAAGTAACTAGACAGTGGAAAAACATTTACTCAGCAGGATCATATTCACCcatatattttacaaaatatcTTGTTGTCGCCATTGTCATCATGACGGAGCACTTTACCCGCTGCATTTCGGGAGAAATTTTGCTTTCCacatgttaaaaaataaataaaatagtcgCTTCATTTATGTGACGAGGAGATAAAAACCCATAAACCAAAAGCCATTCAGTTATTGTCTCATTGACATTGTTCTAACTCAATGCGCTGGGCGAACTCCCACATATTTCCATCTCCGAGAGATGCCCGTCACATGTTGCGTCTTTCTCCGTAAACACAGGAGTCGTTCGAGCCCGACCCCGCCGCCAAACTAGTGAAAGTGTTGAGCTCTTGTTCGAGGAGCATTCATCTGATCAGCGTCACATGATGCAGGAAGTGTGTCAGCATTTTCGTGATAGTTGTTGCTCTGGGGAGGGGTATTCCCCCTCCGCCAGCGAGGAGAGGACGAATTATGAAAGTCATGAACCGGGAGATGCCCTGcagctcctttttcttttcttttcccgtTTCTGCGAGTGAATTAGTCGATTCATCTCCTCCGCATCACACATTGAATTATCTACGGGTGCGATGGTAATTTTGGAATATAACTTCTCCCTCTGTGCAGACGGTAAAGAAATGAAGCCTCTACGTGTTAATGCTTTGAAAGGCCGTCTGTCACGAATGAGTTCTTCAAGCCGTGTGTTTGATTCCCGTCAGGTTACCTGTCCTGCTGTCGCTTCCTGGATGACAACCAGATTATCACCAGCTCTGGAGACACCACCTGGTGAGTTGTGGTACTGCACCCATTGCACCCCAATACTACATCACAATCTGGAACCCGGTTATAAATCGTCACTGAGTTAGCACGACATATATAATAAGATACGGGGcagttgtatttatttgtgttgtattttgaGATGTTCCTTACACTCCAGCCTTGGCAACGCTATATACGGAAACATTACAGCTATCATGTGTCCCAGATTGATATTGAGATTCCCCGTCAGTGCAATCTATATACTGGTGAGCTCAAAGCCAAGCCAACCGTACGCCTCTAGTGCTGCACGCGTCACACGGCTACCAGCATCGCTTCGTGGGTCAATCAGTTACCTTCTAGAACATTGAACAGTGTGAAAGCCCTCCAGATTCTTTTTATATTGCAGCTGTAATTTCCCTTAAACAGGCATCGGTCAACCCTAAGCCTGCTAAATTATTATAGACTGGTATTGATAAACTCTGATGTTCTTTTATCTATACTTTGTAACCTCTGTGTAATGTATGATCACGCTGCATCTCGGCGAATAGCGAATTGCTACAAACGAGCTGAAACAAAAATCTGCTTTGTTGCCATTTTAGATAGATTTCCATTGAGGTATTGATTTTATATCTGGAATTTGCTGTTGTAAGCTGctctcaaaacaaacaaataaacttacacgtaattttcttttcttgtgtAATGACAATGAACCAATAAGAGTCGTCCTGGCAATCCCACCCCCCTTCATTTGCTTTCTGCTCTCTCGCAGCGCTCTGTGGGACATCGAGACTGGTCAGCAGACGACTACGTTCGCCGGTCACACCGGTGATGTAATGAGCCTCTCTCTGGCGCCCGACACCAGGCTGTTTGTGTCTGGAGCCTGCGATGCCTCCGCCAAGCTCTGGGACATCAGAGAAGGAATGTGCCGACAGACCTTCACTGGCCACGAGTCGGACATCAACGCTATCTGCGTAAGGCTGCTCACGCAAGAGCTCTCTGACA
The genomic region above belongs to Pseudoliparis swirei isolate HS2019 ecotype Mariana Trench chromosome 9, NWPU_hadal_v1, whole genome shotgun sequence and contains:
- the LOC130199280 gene encoding guanine nucleotide-binding protein G(I)/G(S)/G(T) subunit beta-1 yields the protein MSELDQLRQEAEQLKNQIRDARKACADATLSQITANIDPVGRIQMRTRRTLRGHLAKIYAMHWGTDSRLLVSASQDGKLIIWDSYTTNKVHAIPLRSSWVMTCAYAPSGNYVACGGLDNICSIYNLKTREGNVRVSRELAGHTGYLSCCRFLDDNQIITSSGDTTCALWDIETGQQTTTFAGHTGDVMSLSLAPDTRLFVSGACDASAKLWDIREGMCRQTFTGHESDINAICFFPNGNAFATGSDDATCRLFDLRADQELMVYSHDNIICGITSVAFSKSGRLLLAGYDDFNCNVWDTLKADRAGVLAGHDNRVSCLGVTDDGMAVATGSWDSFLKIWN